Proteins from one Molothrus aeneus isolate 106 chromosome 27, BPBGC_Maene_1.0, whole genome shotgun sequence genomic window:
- the LOC136567113 gene encoding rho guanine nucleotide exchange factor 18-like produces the protein MTRPEKKPRLSDVRTVHEEPATEMPPARRSALSSAVLRAGVSCSGLDLARGSQMSDSLLNHSWPSFSKRWKKRWSFKRGSDCKPCLREFTDHHSPALEYPTPKSFLPSLIAEDDSFCTSMAEEKASVLFPAATTVQVCYGEADCRFLNKGHLCSCAAMPEGGTSTSEHPAEADSELDLQEAQDSFPTLVRSMSTSRRHSWESPVSPVDCRRRFSLDVTELGSDPEQDDVEKRSQACLQPHVSLQLPRGERGAWSSSRGGTVIKVEIEPLHPDLVASPSLQEVKCVSNGKRLRSKSVPSACETIASPQIPHSFNTSLPAVEGVEPPALEMLEKDHVSPDHVLIVQKVLQELKHYHGAKQRACVQEGSDSSQQNLTWFEFLSNENEDSGKSDKAEKGTKVMRRLSSLRSRVTGSWQKDKGKNKEQLKEKETKETKERCKDINGHQLVPGVFSSCTSCSLCAKPLGNKSGLQCLSEYGCHCLALPQPVLPARPPAQAVLLNPPLDCFTFLPASTLPHHSAWPGLVVSPNSLNDL, from the exons ATGACG CGGCCGGAGAAGAAGCCACGGCTGTCAGATGTGAGGACTGTGCACGAGGAACCTGCCACAGAGATGCCTCCAGCCCGCAGG AGCGCGCTGAGCTCTGCCGTGCTCCGTGCCGGCGTCTCCTGCTCGGGGCTGGACCTTGCCCGGGGCTCCCAAATGTCAGACTCGCTGCTCAACCACTCCTGGCCATCGTTTTCCAAGCGCTGGAAGAAGAGATGGTCCTTCAAGAGAG GATCTGACTGCAAGCCGTGCTTACGGGAATTCACTGaccaccacagccctgctttGGAGTATCCCACCCCCAAAAGCTTCCTCCCATCCCTGATCGCTGAGGATGATTCCTTCTGCACCAGCATGGCTGAAGAGAAGGCAAGTGTCCTCTTTCCTGCTGCTACCACCGTGCAAG TATGTTATGGAGAGGCCGACTGTCGTTTTCTGAACAAAGGCCACCTGTGCTCCTGTGCAGCCATGCCAGAGGGTGGTACCAGCACTTCTGAGCATCCTGCAGAGGCAGACAGCGAGCTGGACCTGCAGGAGGCCCAGGATTCCTTCCCCACGCTGGTGAGATCGATGTCCACGTCCcgcaggcacagctgggagagccCCGTGTCACCCGTGGACTGCAGGCGCAG GTTCAGCCTGGAtgtcacagagctgggcagtgacCCAGAGCAGGACGATGTGGAGAAGAGGAGCCAGGCCTGCCTCCAGCCTCATGTGTCCCTTCAGCTGCCCAGAGGGGAGCggggagcctggagcagcagccggGGTGGCACAGTGATCAAAGTGGAGATCGAGCCGCTGCACCCAGACCTCgtggccagccccagcctgcaggaggTG AAATGTGTCAGCAATGGGAAGAGACTGAGGTCCAAGTCTGTCCCATCAGCCTGTGAGACCATTGCCTCCCCCCAGATACCTCACAGTTTCAACACTTCTCTTCCAGCTGTGGAAG GTGTTGAACCccctgctctggagatgctggagaaGGACCACGTGTCCCCAGACCATGT gCTAATTGTCCAGAAGGTACTTCAGGAGCTGAAACATTACCATGG GGCGAAGCAGAGAGCTTGTGTGCAAGAAGGCAGCGATTCTTCCCAGCAGAACCTCACTTGGTTTGAGTTCCTGTCTAATGA AAATGAGGACAGTGGGAAGAGCGATAAAGCAGAGAAAGGCACAAAGGTGATGCGACGTCTGAGTTCCCTGCGGAGCCGAGTCACTGGATCCTGGCAGAAGGATAAG GGTAAGAACAAAGAGCAGCTCAAGGAGAAAGAGACAAAGGAGACAAAAGAGAGGTGTAAAGATATCAATGGGCACCAGCTTGTGCCAGGGGTTTTCTCCAGTTGCACCAGCTGCTCACTGTGTGCCAAACCTCTTGGGAATAAAAGTGGCCTGCAGTGCCTGAGTGAGTATGGCTGtcactgcctggctctgccccagcctgtgctccctGCCCGCCCTCCAGCCCAGGCCGTGCTCCTAAACCCCCCCCTGGATTGCTTCACTTTTCTGCCTGCCTCCACTCTACCCCACCACTCTGCTTGGCCTGGCTTGGTTGTTTCTCCAAATAGTCTAAATGACCTCTGA